TCAATGGGAGTACTCACCGGGGAGGTACCCTCAAGATCGAACTTCTTGAGAATCttttcaatataatgagattgagttATCATGATGCCATTATCACCACAAATGATACTTATCCCTAGAATCACATCCGCAACCCCCATATCCTTCATCGAAAACTTAGATGACAAAAATTATTTGGTCTTATCAACTTGATCTTGGTTAGTACCAAATATCAACATGTCATCCACATACAAGCAAATAATCACACCATTCCCTTTGTGATCAAATTTGCTATACACACACATATCCGATTGGTTGATCATAAAGCCATGAGATAAAAtgacatcatcaaacttttgatgccattgctttGGTGCTTGCTTAAGTCCTTACAAAGACTTAATCAACTTGCACACCTTTGTCTCTTGTCCCGGCAACACAAATCCTTCCGGTTGTTTCATGTACACCTCCTCCTCCAAATCACCGTTAACAAAAGTAGTTTTACATCCATTTGGTGGATAACAAGATTGTGAATCGACGTAAGCGAAATCATCAATCTAATGGTGGTGATACGCGCAACCGGAGCATAGGTATCAAAATAGTCAACACCCTCATTTTGCCTAAAGCCTTGTACGAACAAACGTGCTTTGAACTTGTTAACCGATCCATCAACTTTCATCTTCCTTTTGAAGATCCACTTGTTGCTCAAAGGTTTACAACCGGGAGGCAAATCGACTTAAACCCATGTATTGTTTTCCATGATAGAGTTTATCTCGTCACGAATTGCCTCTTTCCAAAAGGCAACATCACCAGACCTCATGGCCTCATCATATGTTCTCGAATCCTCTTcattattataacaataatgaagTTGAGATATGACACTATCTCTAGTTCCTTCAACTAAGAATAGTTTAAAATCCCCACCATATGATTTAAGAGTTCTTTTCCTACTCCCTCTTCGTGGCTCATGAGTCTCATTTGAAATTTCTTCCAATTTAGCACCTTGGGAGGTACTTGCAATAGGTGCCATATCCTTTGGTTTAGGTATTGACGAGAACCTAGATTCATCAAATATTGCATCTCTAGATTCAATTACGGTATTACCCAAAATAGCATCATTTTGCTCAATGATAAAGAATCTATACGCCTTGGAATGCTCGGCATATCCAATAAAAATGCAATCAATACCCTTTTCACCCAACGTTTTCCTTTTGGGTTCCGGAAGTCTCACGACTGCCCTACATCCCCAAACTCGCaagtaatacaagttatgacgtttgtTAAACCAAAGTTCATATGGAGTCTTCTTCCCATTCTCATTGGGAACCCTATTCAAAATGTAACAAGCCGTTAACATGGCTTCCCCCCAAAATCCCTCACTCAAACCAGAATTAGACAACATGGAGTTAACCATCTCTTTAAGTGTCCTATTCTTCCTTTCGGCTATcccattttgttgtggtgtataGGGAGCCGTGGTTTGTTGAATCACTCCTATCGATTGGAAATATTCTGGGTCATAATACTCGCCACCTCGGTCGGTACGCAATGTTTAAATTGAACAATCAAGTTGCAATTCTACTTCAGATTTATAGATTTTGAATTTGTCTAAAGCTTCATCTTTAGAATGCGAAGGATACACATAGCAATACCTAGACGAATCATCTATAAAATTAATCATGTACTTCTCGTTACACATTGAAGGAGTAGCATGAAAATCACATAGatcactatgaattagttctaataATGATGATTTTAGGTTTATGTCTCTAAAAGGTTGTCTAGTGATCTTTGTTAGCATACAAGTTTTACATTTATCTAAATGTTTATCAAAACTTGGTATTAAGTCATCCTTAGACAtttcatacattcttttataatGTACATGACCTAAACGAGCATGCCATAAACCGGAATCACTTGCACTAGAACTAATCTTGCAAGTAGAATTGATGGCCCTAGGAACATTTTTGAGATTAAGCATGAACATACCATTGTTATAATACTCAAAACCAACAAACACACCACACTTAGACAAAATATATTTGTCACTTTCAAACACTTGTTTATACCCACATTTATTCAACATAGGACTAGATATAAGATTTTTACGCAAGTTAGGTACATATAATACATTATAAAGAGTAATAGTTTTTCCGGAGCTAAACTCCAATATAATATTTCCATAACCAACAACACTAGCAATAGATTCATTGCCCATGTGCAAGACATCCTTTTCCGGTACAAAAGTCTTGAACCATTCACGGTCATTGCAAGCATGGAAAGTTGCACCCGAATCTACCCACCATCTAATTGTATCATCCTGTACATAGAATGTATCAGAAATATGTGAAACATAGTTCTTAATTGGAATGGTCACAAAGTAAGAAATTTAACCTTGATTAGGAGTAGGATCCTTTAATCCTTGGCCCGCACCCGATGTGCTTCCTCCTTCTACCAACTTGACTTTGCAATCCCGCTTATAGTGGCCTGGTTTTCCATATCTCCAACAAGACTTCTTGTCCTTCTTATTGGACGCATTCTTGTTGCAATCAAACTTTCGTTTCttgttgtttgatttcttgttttatTTATTCCCATGAGATTTATCTTCAATCATGTTAATTGAAGAAGATCCCACTTCTTTACCCTTCCCCTTGCCACTATCTTGTGCCCGAATTGATTCCTCAATTCTCAAGTGACT
This genomic window from Rutidosis leptorrhynchoides isolate AG116_Rl617_1_P2 chromosome 2, CSIRO_AGI_Rlap_v1, whole genome shotgun sequence contains:
- the LOC139888702 gene encoding uncharacterized protein — encoded protein: MVNSMLSNSGLSEGFWGEAMLTACYILNRVPNENGKKTPYELWFNKRHNLYYLRVWGCRAVVRLPEPKRKTLGEKGIDCIFIGYAEHSKAYRFFIIEQNDAILGNTVIESRDAIFDESRFSSIPKPKDMAPIASTSQGAKLEEISNETHEPRRGSRKRTLKSYGGDFKLFLVEGTRDSVISQLHYCYNNEEDSRTYDEAMRSGDVAFWKEAIRDEINSIMENNTWV